The Meriones unguiculatus strain TT.TT164.6M chromosome 14, Bangor_MerUng_6.1, whole genome shotgun sequence sequence taaacaaaaaacttcatGCACTGACAATGGGTGTTAACACTGACATATACATTTTGAAAAACTGGCAATTCCTCTTCATGTGGAACATAAACAAACCTGCATGGCAATgatcttatttttattgtttgagaattctaTATATTCATATTATTCCCTTTATCTAGCCATTCCCTTCCCATCCCAACAATTTCTATCCatgctccttctccttctttttctgtagatttaatatgttctttttaaaaacacattgagTGATGGGAGTACTAAACTATTTTCTGATTACATTTAAATAGTACTCAAGAAGATAGATCAAGAAGTACAGGGAAAaagagagatcagggattgaggGAATATCAACccaatgcttggcccaacctgagacccaccttatAGTAGAGAGTACATTTCACTTCCAAATTCCTGCCTTTAAAGTAGGCATTACTGTCTCCACTTCCATGGAAGTCTTAGATGATACTTTTTCCATTGTTTGAGGATTATTTATTGTTCTGCAAGGTCAGGCATGCTAGCACCATCACTTTGTGTGTGTTCAGCAATCGCAGAAAACCAGAAACTACATGATGGTGAGTTACATTGCTGCGCAGGATGGTGGGCTTCCAAGTGCGCTCTGTATGATTTCATATTATGGTGAGTGTCCTTTCTTGTACCTGTTTCCTTAACGGAGCCTGAAAGATAATGAAATGTAAAATTcacaagaaaaaatacaaaatatttaggaAATACTATGTTATTTCAATTATAAAATCATCATTAATATTCCTGGGTGTTTCATGTTAGGCCGTTTGCTGTGGGTCTGTGGTTTCATGACAGCTACCTTAAAAAAATAGCAGTGGCCCTCATACACATTCGAGATATCTTTCTTCAAACTCAATTTTTTCagtgatagtttttttttaatttttttattaattacactttattcattttgtatccccccataagcccctcccgcctccccttccaatcccaccctccctcccctttctgcatgcatgccactccccaagtccactgataggggaggttcttctctcatttctgatctcagtctatcatttcacatcaaaagtggctgcattatcctctactgtggcctggtaaggctgctcccccctcagggggaggtgatcaaagagcacgccaatcagattatgtcagaggcagtccctcttagcattactatgtaacccacttggacactgaactgccatgagctacatctgtgcaggggttctaggttatctccatgaatagtccttggttggagtatgagtctctgggaagttccctgtgttcaaattttcttgttctgctgctcttcttgtggagaccctgtcctctccagctcttactatttcccagttcttacataaaattctattcactctgcccaacagttacccatcagactcagcatctgacttgatagtctgcacggcagaggctttcagaggccctctgtggcaggttcctagtttgtttcctgttctcttcttctggctttcagaagccctctgtagaaggttcctagtttggttcctgtttccttcttcttctgatgtccatcctctttgcctttcaggatggggtttgactgttttagttagggtcctctctcttgcttagtttctttagatgcacagattttagtgggtttgtcctatgttgtatgtctatatgagtgagtatataccatgtgtgtctttttgcttctgggacaactcactcaggatgatcctttccaggtcccaccatttacctgcaaatttcatgatttccttattcttcattgctgagtaatattccattgtatacatgtaccacgatttctacatccattcttcagtagaggggcatctgggttgtttccagcttctggctattacaaataaagctgctacaaacatgttgagcaaatgtccatgttgtgtacttgagcctcttttggatatatgcccaggagtgttatggctggatcttggggaagcgctattcctagttgtctgagaaagcgccagattgatttccagagtggttgtataagtttacattcccaccagcagtggagaagggttcccctttctccacaacctctccagcatgtgttgtcacttgagtttttgatcttggccattctgatgggtgtaaggtgaaatctcagggttgttttcatttgcatttccttaatggctaatgaggttgagcatttctttaagtgtttctctgccattcggtattcctctacagagaattctctgtttagctctgttgcccatttttaaagtggattacttggtttgctgcttttcagcttctttaggtctttatatatactggatattagtcctctgtcagataaagggttggtgaagattctttcccaatctgtagccggTCGCTTtgctttgatgacggtgtcctttgctttacagaagcttttcagtttcatgaggtcctatttattgattgttgctcttagagcctgtgctgttggtgttctgttcaggaagttgtctcctgtgctaatgcgttcaagggtattccccactttttttctagccgatttaatgtttctgattttatgttgaggtctttgatccacttggacttcagttttgtgcagggtgataagtatggatctatttttatttttctacatgtagacatccagttggacgagcaccatttgttaaagatggtattttttttccattgtatggttttggcctgtttgtcaaagatcaggtgtccataagtgtgtgggtttatttctggctcctctgttccattccattggtccactattctgtttctatgccattaccaagcagtttttaaaactgtagctctatagtacaacttaacatcagggatggagatacctccagaagatcttttattgcacaggattgttttggcaattctgggtttcttgttattccatatgaagttgagaatttttctttccaggtctgtaaagaattgtgttggtaattagatgggaattgcattgaatctgtaggttgcttttggtaagatggccatttttactatgttaatcctgccatacgccatgagcatgggagatctttccatcttctgatatcttcttctaattctttcttcacagacttgaaattttttcatacaagtctttgacttccttggttagggttactctgaggtaccttatatcatttgtggctattgtgaagggtgttgtttccctaatttctttctcagccctttgtcttttgtatacaggagggatactgatttttttgagttaattttgtatccaggcactttgctgaaggtgtttatcagctgtaggagttccctggtagagtttttggggtcactcacatatactatcatatcatctgcaaatagtgataatttgacttcttccgttccaatttgtatccccttgatctccttcaactgtcttattgctctaacaaggacttccagaactatgttgaagagatatggagagagtgggcagccttgtcttgtccctgatttcagtggcattgctttaagtttctctccgttcagtttgatgttggttataggcttgctgtatattgtctttactatgtttagatatgtgccttgaatacctgatttctccaatactttaaacatgaatggatgttggattttgtcaaatgctttttcagcatctaaggagatgatcatgtggtttttttttcttttagtttgttaacatggtagatcacattgatggatttctgtatattgaaccacccctgcatacctgggatgaagcctacttggtcatggtggatgatatctttgatgtgttcttgtattgggtttgcaagtattttgttgagtatttttgcatcaaagttcataagggagattggcctgaagttctctttttttgttgggtctttgtgaggtttaggtaccaaaccTAAACCTTTGTgaggtggcttcatagaatgagtttggtaatgttccttctgttttgattttgtgaaatagtttgaagagaattggagttagttcctttttgaatgtctggtagaattctgtgctgaaaccatcaggtcctgggctttttttggatgggagactttcgatgactgcttctatttccttgggggatataggactatttaattgatttacctggtcctgatttagctttggtaagtggaatcgatcaagaaaattgtccatttcatttaaattttcaaattttgttgcatatagacttttgaagtaagtcctaattattgttggAATTTCCTcggtgtctatagttatgtcccccttttcatttctgattttgttgatttggatggtgtctctctgccttttagttagattggctaagggtttgtctatcttgttgatcttctcaaagaaccagctcttggtttcattaattctttgaattgttttatttgtttgtaattgattgatttcagccctgaatttgattatttccagccatctgctccttcttgctgtgtctccttcttctttttctagggtttttaagtgagccattaagttgcttgaatgcgctgtctcgaatttcttcttgaaggcacttagtgctatgaactttcctcttagcactgctttcattgtgtcccacaagtttgggtatgttgtgtcttcattttcattgggttctaggaagattttaatttctttctttatttcttccctgacccaactgtcatttagtaacaagttgttcagtttccatgtatgtgtaggctttttgctatttctgttgttattgtggtccagctttattccatggtgatcagacaggatacaaggaattatttcaatcttcttgtatctgttgaggcttgctttgtgaccaactatgtggtctattttggagaacgttccatgagatgctgagaggaagctaaattcttttgtgtttaggtgtaaggttctgtaaatgtctgttacgtccatttgattcatgacctctgttagagacattgtttctttgtttaatttctgtttagttgacctctcctttgttgaaagtggggtgttgaagtcacccactattagtgtgtggatctatgtgtggtttaagttttatcaatgtttctttcacaaatgtggggcccttgtatttgaggcatagatgttcaggattgtgatgtcttcctggtggaattttcccttgatgagtatgaagtgtccttccccacctcttttgattaattttggttgaaagtctattttatcagctattagaatggctactcctgcttgcttcttgggtccatttgcttggaaagtcatctccCATCCcgttaccctcaggtaatgtctatctttgtgacttaggtgtttttcttgtatacaacagattgctgggttttgtttacacatccattctgttagtctgtgcctttttattggagaattaagtccattgatattgagagagatttatgaccagtggctgttagatcctttgaatttgatgttggctgtggtcatacggttgtgtgcttggttgctttttgttttactgtagtgaggttaattatttcctgtgttttcttgaatgtagctagttttcttgcgttgtatttttccttctagtgtcttctgtaatgctggatttgtttgtaggtattgttgaaatttgtttttgtcattgaatatcttgttttctctgtctatggggactgagagttttgctgggctgacaactgtgttctcttagggtctgcatgatatccatccaggaccttctggctttcatagtctctgttgaaaagtcaggtgtgattctaatgggtttgccattgtatgttacttggcctttttctcttgcagcttttagtattttttctttgttctgtatacttacagttttgattattatgtgacaagaggattttcttttctggtctaatttattgggtgttctgtaggcctcttgtatttttattggcctctcctttatgttggggaaattttcttcaatgactttgttgaaaatattttctgggccttggtgcagggaatcttctttttcctctatttctattattcttaggttttgtctttttatcttgtcttgaatcttggacagtctgtgtcaggaaatttttagatttaacattttctttgacagatacatctatttcttccattgtatcttccacacctgatattctttcttccatttctggtagcctattggttatgctaacctctgtagttcctgctttcttccctaagttctttctctccacaatttcttccatttgtgttttttttttaatttttccaattctatcttcagatcttgagctattttgttggtttccttcacctgtctgactgtattttcatgtgtttccatcaattccttcagctgttcgTTTGAACagtccactgtttcttttatttcattcagtgatttaagcatttcctctctcaaGGCCatagactgtttggctgcagcttcctctatttcttttcatattttatttgtttcctctgttatcttcttcatgagcatagatgttaggtcatctccttgaatttcaattatgctggggtgtctagggctatttgcccttggataactgggttctggagataccatattgctctggcttttgttggttgaacttttacactgtcctctaccctttGAGCTATCTTAGttttttgaagttagtttctagttgttcctggactcctgtagtggagagaatccctttggcaggaagatgtgtttttttttggttttttttgtttgtttgttttgttttttctgaagaaagccttctcagctttttgggtatagtcactggatgtccggtgtttttcaggagttgctacagctcacctcaggtatagagacctgggtggtaactgtggtcctgattagtcaatagggctctcctctcactgggagaagttctggagacagctgccctccttctgggtttcttgatttAGTGATCATctactgtaacctgtgtgtcccgtggtttggtcggttttgttagggataaatggttgccccttggagcagtaactgggggttgatctcagggttcccagtcttttgtaggtctgaggttggggttctgtgccccagaacccaagaggtaatctgtggcgggtgagtactgctgtcctggtaacatcaggctatctggggcacagcagttccctgggttgggccagtctgtgggaccttttccagggatatactgggttgcctaagtccatcccctttgcttcgttccttgttccttgtgagggtttctccagacagtgactctaagactctggtgtcttggggcacacagttctgtctgtaaggggTAGTTGGGCTGGCGGAGCATGTGCCAgattgctagtctgcaggagctgggttcccaataactctgtgctccctgcttgggccggGATCTGTGATAGCTGGGCGTActtgcctgtttgcgatctgcggtctgctagactttccccaggcaaagcctaggtgaccccagcagcacggtttcttccttccctgtgagaccctctccagacaggggttctcAGTCCCTGTTGCATTGTGGTGCGCAGCTCTTCTGTACCGGTGAGCTGGGCACGCAGCTCTCCatgcagcaggagctcagttgtgatggcgtgGGTACCTGCAGTcccagagaccttccagggaaagactgggtgacccatgatcagactcgccactttgcttccccatggggttttcttccgactgggactcccagtctcaggcacccttgtgcccactgatcagcctgggaaagtgttcgggacacgcaggcttgtgactccagcccggagacccaaagcccatgttacccgggatttcttctgggttctggctgggcagcctagagtggacctgactgattcccacgccgtgggagcctcccctcacctgggaaacatgatcgctgtagtTTTGGGCCCAGAGTTCCGTCTTCTGGTCGCtacacagagagtgctgtccctcttctcagacacagtgctttCCCGGTGCGACCATCTTTGCCAATCTCCCCAgtgataattttttaattatttatttatagatattATTTTCATAAGAATATCTTAAGAAAAATGAATTAGCACTAACATTCAACATAATAtctaattttatatttgaatGAACCTTAGTGTCACGAGGTTTTCTGCTaggtaataaatattttattgtttacgcatagagaaatatatataaattaatagaacattttcaatatttatgtttaaacttTAGATGAGAAATTTATTGAGAATGGATTTATTTTCTGGTGCAGATGTTGACAGAACTCTCTTCTTTTCTTATATGAGTAGTTCTCAAAGTTTTTCCTAGAAATGTACAACttaatattctttccttttgtagtGACTACTCATAGCTTTACACAAGGTAACAATATTGATACTAATGATGAATTTTCTAAGAAGGATATTACTGTTGTCAAAAATAAGTTGTTTGAGGCAGTATCTGGCTATGTTGTGAATATTGCTATTtgcccttcttccttttttttaatcaagTGATTCTACCTTAATGATATTCCAGGCAACAAAATGTTGAATTCATCATTTTGCACAGAGAATTAATTGCTGGAATATTTAAAGAATCAGGTGCTAAAAGACAAAATGCACTCAAGAACTTTGGCAATAGGAATAATGTTCTTATCACAAAGCACAGTTGGAATCCTGGGAAAcatctctcttctttcccactACCTAATTATTTACTATAAGGAACATACATTGAAGCCTACAGATTTAATCCTCACACATCTGACCACAGCCAACTCCTTGATAATGGTCTCTAAAGGTGTGCCCCTCACAATGGCTGCTTTTGGGATGAAACAATTCTTCAAAGATTTTATATGCAAACTACTTTTTTGTATCGAAAGACTTGGCAGAAGCATGTCTGTGGGCACTACCTGCATCTTGAGTGTCTACCAAGCCATCAGCATCAGCCCGATAAATTCCTGTTGGAAGAACCTTAAAGTCAAATCTTCAAACAACATTGGCCTGTTTATTTCTCTCTGCTGGGTCCTGTATATTATCCTAAATATTATTTTCCCTGTGCTTGTGCATATCACaagaatttacaaaaataaaacagaacaaagagaTTTTTTGTATTGCTCCTCCTGGACTCGTGATAAAACTGTAGGATCACTGTACACAGCATTATTGGTATGCCCTGAAGTCTTGATTTCTGTGCTCATCATCTGGTCCAGTGGCTCCATGATTGCCTTTCTATACAGAGACAAGCAGCACATTCAACACATCCGGAGCACCCGTGTTTACCTCAGAACATCCCCTGAGTCTAGAGCCACCCAGAGCATCCTGGTTCTGGTGTCTACTTTTGTAGCTTTTTATTCCCTATCCTCTATATTACAAGGTTTGGTTGCTGTTTTATATGAGCCCAGTTGGTGGTTGAAAAATATCACAGCTATCATTTCTATGTGTTTTCCCACTTTGGGTCCTTTTCTTGTGAGTCGTGACTTCCTGGTACTCAGATTCTGCTTATTCTGCATAAATAATGTCAAAAGACAATAGTTGTTTCAGTGGTTTGTGGACTGTGTATTTTTTGTGTCTTATGTGTTTAGTTGTGccttatttatatgtttatgtgtttagTGTTTGGTCTATCCAGATGTCAAAATGGATATGATGAGGGAAGCCCCTTATACAAGTTAAGGTATTTTGGATTGTCTTTtcgaatttatttatttattcattttacataccaattgaagccccctcagGCCTCTCTTCTCAGTCCTACCATCTATCCCTCTTCCCGAACCTCATATGTGTCCCCTACTCCAAAAAAAGGGGAGTCTCCCCCTCCCAACCCACACCAGTAAATCAAGTCACATCAAAACTGAGCAAATCTTCTTTCCTTGTGGTGTGGCAAGAGTGATGTGGTGTGGTGAGGGcatagtgatcaaagagcagtcaacagagtccTTCTCAGAGATAGTCCTCACTTCCTTTATTATGAGACACACATGACACCCTAGCTGCCCATTGGCTAAATTTATGTaggagacctaggtccagtccatggatggtccttggttgctgttttagtctccacaagcccctgtGAGTCCTG is a genomic window containing:
- the LOC110542876 gene encoding vomeronasal type-1 receptor 4-like; the protein is MHSRTLAIGIMFLSQSTVGILGNISLLSHYLIIYYKEHTLKPTDLILTHLTTANSLIMVSKGVPLTMAAFGMKQFFKDFICKLLFCIERLGRSMSVGTTCILSVYQAISISPINSCWKNLKVKSSNNIGLFISLCWVLYIILNIIFPVLVHITRIYKNKTEQRDFLYCSSWTRDKTVGSLYTALLVCPEVLISVLIIWSSGSMIAFLYRDKQHIQHIRSTRVYLRTSPESRATQSILVLVSTFVAFYSLSSILQGLVAVLYEPSWWLKNITAIISMCFPTLGPFLVSRDFLVLRFCLFCINNVKRQ